A window of the Nisaea acidiphila genome harbors these coding sequences:
- a CDS encoding Gfo/Idh/MocA family protein, translating into MAKTRIAVAGAGLIGQEHCKLIAASDAAELAGIADPAPAARGYAASLGVPHFDDLETMLDETGPGGAVVALPTGLHLSAGRACIARDIPCLMEKPVAATLKEAFELARASEAAGIPVLVGHHRRHSVDIRLARETVASGGLGRIVTVSGMSWVDKPDKYFDVAWRRQEGGGTLLINLIHDIDCLRFILGEISRVSAFTSNAVRGLDVEDTASVSFEFESGVLGGFTISDAVASPYSWERTSGQALYFPHQPENYLFIGGRDGALEVPTMEHWHHGAGGGDWQSELFRETLPLDGSQTYENQLAHFLKVIDGDEPPVIDAEDGARTLAVLLAVKTAAREGRVVEVAEMLEGL; encoded by the coding sequence ATGGCGAAGACAAGGATCGCGGTGGCCGGGGCCGGCCTGATCGGGCAGGAGCATTGCAAGCTGATCGCGGCCTCGGACGCGGCCGAGCTTGCCGGCATCGCCGACCCGGCGCCGGCGGCGCGGGGCTACGCGGCGAGCCTCGGCGTCCCGCATTTCGACGATCTCGAAACGATGCTGGACGAGACCGGGCCCGGCGGCGCGGTCGTCGCCCTGCCGACCGGCCTGCACCTGTCGGCGGGCCGCGCCTGCATCGCCCGTGATATTCCTTGCCTGATGGAGAAACCGGTCGCGGCGACCCTGAAGGAGGCGTTCGAGCTGGCAAGGGCGAGCGAGGCGGCGGGGATCCCCGTCCTTGTCGGCCATCACCGGCGCCACAGCGTCGATATCCGGTTGGCCCGCGAGACCGTCGCGAGCGGCGGGCTCGGCCGCATCGTGACGGTGAGCGGCATGTCCTGGGTCGACAAGCCGGACAAATATTTCGACGTCGCCTGGCGCCGGCAGGAGGGCGGCGGCACGCTCTTGATCAACCTGATCCACGATATCGACTGCCTGCGCTTCATCCTCGGCGAGATAAGCCGGGTCAGTGCCTTCACCTCGAATGCGGTGCGCGGCCTCGATGTCGAGGATACGGCGAGTGTCTCTTTCGAGTTCGAGAGCGGCGTGCTCGGCGGCTTCACCATCAGCGACGCGGTCGCCTCGCCCTATAGCTGGGAGCGGACCTCGGGCCAGGCGCTCTATTTCCCGCACCAGCCGGAAAACTACCTCTTCATCGGCGGCCGCGACGGCGCGCTCGAGGTGCCGACCATGGAACACTGGCATCACGGGGCCGGCGGCGGCGACTGGCAGAGCGAACTCTTCCGCGAGACCCTGCCGCTCGACGGCAGCCAGACCTACGAGAACCAGCTCGCGCATTTCCTGAAGGTGATCGACGGCGACGAGCCGCCGGTGATCGATGCCGAGGACGGCGCCCGCACGCTCGCCGTGCTGCTCGCTGTGAAGACGGCGGCAAGAGAGGGGCGCGTGGTCGAGGTCGCGGAGATGCTGGAGGGACTTTAG
- a CDS encoding winged helix-turn-helix transcriptional regulator: MENTNKLRTSGCPVAFGLDIFGDRWSLLIIRDMMLHGKKTYGDFLEGGEGISTNILAARLKQFEAQGIVAKSRDPDSGRSYLYHLTDKGRDLAPILFDIILWSGKYDARPFARKGVLNRLKEDRPGMEARVRSGELAPIQPEPVNGAED, translated from the coding sequence ATGGAAAACACGAACAAGCTCCGCACGAGCGGATGTCCGGTCGCCTTCGGTCTCGATATTTTCGGGGATCGCTGGAGCCTGCTGATCATCCGCGACATGATGCTGCACGGCAAGAAAACCTACGGGGATTTCCTCGAAGGGGGCGAGGGCATCTCCACCAACATCCTCGCCGCCCGCCTGAAGCAGTTCGAGGCCCAGGGGATCGTCGCGAAGTCACGCGACCCGGACAGCGGCCGCAGCTATCTCTACCACCTGACGGACAAGGGCCGCGATCTGGCGCCGATCCTGTTCGACATCATTCTCTGGAGCGGCAAATACGACGCGCGGCCTTTCGCCCGCAAGGGCGTGCTGAACAGACTGAAGGAGGACAGGCCGGGCATGGAGGCGAGGGTGCGGTCCGGTGAACTTGCGCCGATTCAGCCCGAACCGGTGAACGGGGCGGAGGACTGA